From Acidipropionibacterium acidipropionici, one genomic window encodes:
- the ppdK gene encoding pyruvate, phosphate dikinase produces MTDQHRYVYDLSEGNADMKPLLGGKGAGVAEMNRVGVPVPDAFTVTTEACVETMRSNGEWPDGLTDQIAEGLKRLEERTGMTLGDPENPLLVSVRSGAVMSMPGMMDTILNLGISDDTVEAVGRKAGNERFAWDCYRRFIQMYGEVVEGIDSHVYEDALTAMKATRGVESDTDLNADDLKELVDTFKRLSNEKLGGNWTTDPREQLMRAVDAVFRSWLNPRAFVYRKANKIPDDLGTAVNVMQMVFGNRGDTSATGVCFTRNPATGDKELYGEFLLNAQGEDVVAGIRTPKPLAEMETVLPQAYTDLIDTMHKMEAHYRDMQDMEFTVENGKLYLLQTRNGKRTAAAALKVARDLVAEGVITKDEALMRIAPEQLDQLLHEAIDPNHTEKPVTEGLPASPGAAVGKAVFDADEAAERGEKGEKVVLIRFETTPDDIHGVIVSQGVLTAHGGMTSHAAVVARGMGKPCVAGARGIKIDTDAATLTVGHTVIHEGDMITLNGSTGEVFAAELPLIPPQINEDFEEVLGWADDVRRLGVEANADNGTDAAKARELGAEGIGLCRTEHMFFGADRLPAIHEMITAETPEERKTAVDKILPMQQSDFEEIFTAMKGLPVTVRLLDPPLHEFLPNLVEQSLKVQEMELKGADAGDLDKERRLLAQVKKLHEQNPMLGTRGVRLAMLYPEIPEMQARAIIRAVLAVLEREGETVDIHIMIPLVFTPVELDAQRKIVSEAVADELAKAGKDIDVKIGTMIELPRAALVADKIAEYADFFSFGTNDLTQTTLGISRDDAENGFLTEYLQSKVLAQNPFASIDVDGVGQLVAGAVKKGRAAKPEIELGVCGEHGGDPDSVHFFHKVGLDYVSCSPFRVPIARFSAAQAVIEEKSGAVERDK; encoded by the coding sequence ATGACTGACCAACACCGTTACGTGTACGACCTGTCCGAGGGCAACGCCGACATGAAGCCGCTGCTTGGCGGCAAGGGCGCCGGCGTGGCAGAGATGAACCGGGTGGGAGTACCCGTCCCCGACGCCTTCACGGTGACCACCGAGGCGTGCGTGGAGACGATGAGGAGCAACGGTGAATGGCCCGACGGTCTGACCGATCAGATCGCCGAGGGGCTCAAGCGGCTCGAGGAGCGCACCGGCATGACTCTGGGCGACCCCGAGAACCCGCTGCTGGTCTCGGTGCGCTCGGGCGCGGTGATGTCGATGCCCGGCATGATGGACACGATCCTCAACCTGGGCATCTCCGACGACACCGTCGAGGCCGTGGGCCGCAAGGCCGGCAACGAGCGCTTCGCCTGGGACTGCTACCGCCGCTTCATCCAGATGTACGGCGAGGTCGTCGAGGGCATCGACTCCCACGTCTACGAGGACGCCCTGACCGCCATGAAGGCCACCCGAGGCGTCGAGTCCGACACCGACCTGAACGCCGACGACCTCAAGGAGCTCGTCGACACCTTCAAGCGCCTGTCCAACGAGAAGCTCGGCGGCAACTGGACCACCGACCCCCGCGAGCAGCTGATGCGCGCCGTCGACGCCGTCTTCCGTTCCTGGCTCAACCCGCGCGCCTTCGTCTACCGCAAGGCCAACAAGATCCCCGACGACCTGGGCACCGCCGTCAACGTCATGCAGATGGTCTTCGGCAACCGCGGGGACACCTCGGCCACCGGCGTCTGCTTCACCCGCAACCCCGCCACCGGGGACAAGGAGCTCTACGGCGAGTTCCTCCTCAACGCGCAGGGCGAGGACGTCGTGGCCGGCATCCGCACCCCCAAGCCGCTGGCCGAGATGGAGACCGTCCTGCCGCAGGCCTACACCGACCTCATCGACACGATGCACAAGATGGAGGCCCACTACCGCGACATGCAGGACATGGAGTTCACCGTCGAGAACGGGAAGCTCTATCTCCTGCAGACCCGCAACGGCAAGCGCACCGCGGCGGCCGCCCTCAAGGTGGCCCGCGACCTCGTCGCCGAGGGAGTCATCACCAAGGACGAGGCGCTGATGCGCATCGCCCCCGAGCAGCTCGACCAGCTGCTCCACGAGGCCATCGATCCGAACCACACCGAGAAGCCGGTCACCGAGGGGCTGCCCGCCTCGCCGGGGGCCGCCGTCGGCAAGGCCGTCTTCGACGCCGACGAGGCCGCCGAGCGCGGTGAGAAGGGCGAGAAGGTCGTCCTCATCAGGTTCGAGACGACCCCCGACGACATCCACGGCGTCATCGTCTCCCAGGGCGTGCTCACCGCCCACGGCGGCATGACCTCCCACGCCGCGGTGGTGGCACGTGGCATGGGCAAGCCCTGTGTGGCCGGGGCCCGCGGCATCAAGATCGACACCGACGCGGCCACCCTGACGGTGGGCCACACGGTGATCCACGAGGGCGACATGATCACCCTCAACGGCTCCACCGGCGAGGTCTTCGCCGCCGAGCTGCCGCTCATCCCGCCGCAGATCAACGAGGACTTCGAGGAGGTGCTCGGCTGGGCCGACGACGTCCGTCGACTCGGTGTCGAGGCCAACGCCGACAACGGCACCGACGCAGCCAAGGCCCGCGAGCTGGGCGCCGAGGGCATCGGGCTGTGCCGCACCGAGCACATGTTCTTCGGCGCCGACCGGCTGCCGGCGATCCACGAGATGATCACCGCCGAGACCCCCGAGGAGCGCAAGACCGCCGTCGACAAGATCCTGCCGATGCAGCAGTCCGACTTCGAGGAGATCTTCACCGCGATGAAGGGTCTGCCGGTCACCGTCCGGCTCCTCGACCCGCCGCTCCACGAGTTCCTGCCGAACCTCGTCGAGCAGTCCCTCAAGGTGCAGGAGATGGAGCTCAAGGGGGCCGACGCCGGCGACCTGGACAAGGAGCGCCGCCTCCTGGCCCAGGTCAAGAAGCTCCATGAGCAGAACCCGATGCTGGGCACCCGCGGTGTCCGGCTGGCGATGCTCTACCCGGAGATCCCCGAGATGCAGGCCCGCGCCATCATCCGCGCGGTCCTGGCGGTGCTGGAGCGCGAGGGCGAGACCGTCGACATCCACATCATGATCCCGCTGGTCTTCACCCCTGTGGAGCTCGACGCCCAGCGCAAGATCGTCTCCGAGGCCGTCGCCGACGAGCTGGCGAAGGCCGGCAAGGACATCGACGTCAAGATCGGCACCATGATCGAGCTGCCGCGCGCGGCCCTGGTCGCCGACAAGATCGCCGAGTACGCCGACTTCTTCTCCTTCGGCACCAACGACCTCACCCAGACCACCCTGGGCATCAGCCGCGACGACGCCGAGAACGGATTCCTCACCGAGTACCTCCAGTCGAAGGTGCTGGCCCAGAACCCGTTCGCCTCCATCGACGTCGACGGTGTCGGTCAGCTGGTCGCCGGGGCCGTGAAGAAGGGACGCGCCGCCAAGCCGGAGATCGAGCTGGGCGTCTGCGGCGAGCACGGCGGAGACCCGGACTCGGTGCACTTCTTCCACAAGGTCGGGCTGGACTACGTGTCCTGCTCCCCGTTCCGGGTGCCGATCGCCCGGTTCTCGGCCGCCCAGGCGGTCATCGAGGAGAAGAGCGGGGCGGTCGAGAGGGACAAGTGA
- the deoC gene encoding deoxyribose-phosphate aldolase: MTTPTAAELAHIIDHTLLTPEATAADVAELVTHAREFGTWSVCISPAMLPLSGIELGEVHLATVCGFPSGKHTPDVKAREAAESVALGADEVDMVINIGLLKAGRTKDLTAEIAAVRAAVPAPHLLKVIIESAVLSDEEIVSACQCAEEAGADFVKTSTGFHKAGGASVHAVELMAQTVGGRLGVKASGGIRDYETACAMVDAGATRLGVSATKLILAGARM, translated from the coding sequence GTGACAACCCCCACCGCCGCCGAGCTGGCGCACATCATCGACCACACCCTGCTCACCCCGGAGGCCACCGCCGCCGACGTCGCCGAGCTGGTGACCCATGCCCGCGAGTTCGGCACCTGGTCGGTGTGCATCTCCCCCGCCATGCTGCCGCTGTCCGGCATCGAGTTGGGAGAGGTGCACCTGGCGACGGTGTGCGGGTTCCCCTCCGGCAAGCACACCCCCGACGTCAAGGCCCGTGAGGCCGCCGAATCGGTGGCCCTGGGCGCCGACGAGGTGGACATGGTGATCAACATCGGGCTGCTGAAGGCCGGTCGCACCAAGGACCTCACCGCCGAGATCGCCGCAGTGCGCGCCGCCGTGCCCGCACCCCACCTGCTCAAGGTGATCATCGAGTCCGCCGTGCTGTCCGACGAGGAGATCGTCTCCGCCTGTCAGTGTGCGGAGGAGGCCGGCGCCGATTTCGTGAAGACCTCGACCGGCTTCCACAAGGCCGGCGGGGCGTCGGTGCACGCCGTCGAGCTGATGGCGCAGACCGTCGGAGGGCGCCTCGGGGTCAAGGCCTCGGGCGGCATCCGGGACTACGAGACCGCCTGCGCCATGGTCGACGCCGGAGCGACCCGCCTGGGCGTCTCTGCGACAAAACTTATCCTCGCTGGCGCTCGGATGTGA
- a CDS encoding class I SAM-dependent methyltransferase has translation MDDPVDELIAAEAPHSARHIWVLGRPRLIPAARPWAPTSFWSDDIRELGPVRHNHGDEIIANPMDGDAGPVPDQVWMELPESLDALDNTLSALHGLAAARGATNLHIVAGGRIRRMNKSLNTVAARWFDDVHASLGRRRARVLHFSSPRVHPARGAGWPRHNQISTMGLKVELVAHGGVFHGAGLDAGTALLLDQRGTMLSRLPSRPAILDLGCGNGVIAAALALELQGAAEVQARDVSWLAVDSTRRTALANHVDVDVTQADGLDGVADESLDLIVTNPPFHRGSARDSAPTRRMLTDAARVLRPGGQLWCVYNSHLPWGEHLDAEVGPTQQVARTKAYTVTRTIRD, from the coding sequence GTGGACGATCCGGTTGACGAACTCATCGCCGCTGAGGCGCCGCACTCGGCCCGGCACATCTGGGTGCTCGGCCGCCCCAGGCTGATCCCCGCCGCCCGCCCCTGGGCCCCCACCAGTTTCTGGTCCGATGACATCCGCGAGCTGGGACCGGTGCGTCACAACCATGGCGACGAGATCATCGCCAACCCCATGGACGGGGACGCCGGTCCGGTCCCCGACCAGGTCTGGATGGAACTGCCGGAATCCCTCGACGCCCTCGACAACACCCTGTCGGCCCTTCACGGGTTGGCCGCCGCACGTGGGGCCACGAACCTCCACATCGTCGCCGGCGGGCGGATCCGCCGGATGAACAAATCCCTCAACACGGTGGCCGCCCGCTGGTTCGACGACGTCCACGCCAGCCTGGGGCGTCGGCGCGCCCGTGTCCTGCACTTCTCCTCCCCTCGCGTCCACCCCGCCCGCGGGGCGGGCTGGCCGCGGCACAACCAGATCTCGACGATGGGCCTGAAGGTGGAGCTGGTGGCCCACGGCGGCGTCTTCCACGGCGCCGGGCTCGACGCCGGTACCGCCCTGCTGCTCGATCAGCGGGGCACCATGCTGTCGCGGCTGCCCTCACGCCCGGCGATCCTGGATCTGGGCTGTGGCAACGGCGTCATCGCCGCCGCACTGGCCCTCGAGCTGCAGGGAGCGGCGGAGGTGCAGGCCCGCGACGTCTCCTGGCTCGCGGTCGACTCCACCCGCAGGACCGCACTCGCCAACCATGTCGACGTCGACGTCACCCAGGCCGATGGGCTGGACGGGGTCGCCGACGAATCGCTGGACCTCATCGTCACCAACCCTCCCTTCCACCGCGGTTCGGCCAGGGACTCCGCACCGACCCGCCGGATGCTGACGGACGCCGCCAGGGTGCTGCGCCCAGGCGGCCAGCTGTGGTGCGTCTACAACTCGCATCTGCCGTGGGGGGAGCATCTGGACGCCGAGGTGGGCCCGACCCAGCAGGTGGCGCGCACCAAGGCCTACACGGTGACCCGCACCATCCGCGACTGA
- a CDS encoding response regulator transcription factor produces MPAADSTRLTRADGSPIRVLAVDDEPSLTELLSMAMRYEGWEVTTADTGIHAVRAAKEVHPDVIVLDMMLPDFDGLEVMRRIRMDQTTVPVIFLTAKDAVGDRIAGLTAGGDDYVTKPFSLEELIARLRAMLRRTGATEPRSDSMLTVGDLTLDEDSHEVTRGGDDIQLTATEFELLRYLMRNPKRVLSKAQILDRVWNYDFGGQANVVELYISYLRKKIDKGRSPMIHTMRGAGYVLRPAR; encoded by the coding sequence GTGCCTGCAGCTGATTCAACACGATTGACACGCGCCGACGGATCACCCATCCGGGTCCTCGCCGTCGACGACGAGCCCAGCCTCACCGAACTGCTCTCGATGGCCATGCGCTACGAGGGCTGGGAGGTCACCACCGCCGATACCGGTATCCATGCGGTCCGAGCCGCCAAGGAGGTGCATCCCGACGTCATCGTCCTGGACATGATGCTCCCCGATTTCGACGGCCTGGAGGTGATGCGCCGGATCCGGATGGACCAGACCACCGTTCCGGTGATCTTCCTGACGGCCAAGGACGCCGTCGGTGACCGGATCGCCGGCCTCACCGCCGGAGGCGACGACTACGTCACCAAACCCTTCTCCCTGGAGGAGTTGATCGCCCGGCTCCGAGCCATGCTGCGCCGGACCGGAGCCACCGAGCCGCGCTCGGACTCCATGCTGACCGTCGGAGACCTCACCCTGGACGAGGACTCCCACGAGGTCACCCGGGGCGGCGACGACATCCAGCTCACCGCCACCGAGTTCGAGCTCCTGCGCTACCTGATGCGCAATCCGAAGAGGGTGCTCTCCAAGGCGCAGATCCTCGACCGGGTGTGGAACTACGACTTCGGCGGCCAGGCCAACGTCGTCGAGCTCTACATCTCCTACCTGCGCAAGAAGATCGACAAGGGACGCTCCCCCATGATCCACACGATGCGCGGCGCCGGATACGTCCTGCGTCCCGCCCGCTAG
- a CDS encoding ThuA domain-containing protein has protein sequence MARVLILSGAGRYGDAWHDFDETSAAVAQILTDRGHQAQVRRSCPEALDSLAEADLLIVNTGGGDPEEGWDFIPEWSRAHSKILDHVEAGKPVLGLHTAANTFCDWDLWPSILGGKWVPGVSGHPERSYAVFEPMPDAADHPALRGVDQVMCYDERYSNLVIDPLATPLLFHETGEEFHIMAWAMGNNVIYDGLGHSGRSYESASRRQLLCGEVAWLLNWRKRAAAAEASEQKATERARQANQVTA, from the coding sequence ATGGCACGCGTTCTCATTCTGTCGGGCGCCGGGCGCTACGGCGATGCCTGGCACGACTTCGATGAGACCTCGGCGGCGGTGGCCCAGATCCTCACGGACCGGGGTCATCAGGCTCAGGTGCGCCGTAGTTGTCCGGAGGCACTGGACAGCCTTGCCGAGGCCGACCTGCTGATCGTCAACACGGGGGGCGGCGATCCGGAGGAGGGCTGGGACTTCATCCCGGAGTGGTCGCGTGCGCACTCCAAGATCCTCGACCACGTCGAGGCGGGAAAGCCGGTCCTCGGCCTGCACACCGCCGCCAACACCTTCTGCGACTGGGATCTGTGGCCCTCGATCCTCGGCGGCAAATGGGTTCCCGGCGTCTCCGGGCATCCGGAGCGCTCCTACGCCGTCTTCGAGCCGATGCCGGACGCCGCCGACCATCCGGCGCTGCGCGGGGTCGACCAGGTGATGTGCTACGACGAGCGCTACTCGAACCTGGTGATCGACCCCCTGGCCACCCCGCTGCTGTTCCACGAGACCGGCGAGGAGTTCCACATCATGGCCTGGGCGATGGGCAACAACGTGATCTACGACGGGCTGGGGCACTCCGGACGCTCCTACGAGTCCGCGTCACGGCGTCAGCTGCTGTGCGGCGAGGTGGCCTGGCTGCTGAACTGGCGCAAGCGCGCCGCGGCCGCCGAGGCCTCCGAGCAGAAGGCCACCGAGAGGGCCCGTCAGGCCAACCAGGTCACCGCCTGA
- a CDS encoding FHA domain-containing protein, producing MSQSFGSWRASYAPGSWVVLAGASSLVVMQPAAPRHSDLIASIWQQVARAESADALLQTLTAIGLSQMPSLGVFFWEGDRMTSLARGEVVVREESTGNVVNHGEGVVTWREASLDPSIVTVEMEDAPEGLVMPLLLGVAQASRLTIDATGTVAPLVVGERGEADAGASSQAASVAPALPSQEESFAEVHDLGRAPVGQEPEQQESAHDQYRSPASADRSAASASTPAPAPQTPAPNVPAPNAPISGVWGSPDLPAAESAPSSWSATPEPSTPEPSTPEPPAPEPYQPPQPASSQPPQSQPAWDAQPWQQEESPSQQKGWGDPDSSLAHDGATVFMPGLASQSPSGNNAGAGLVMASMCTAGHPNPPGARSCRLCSAPMDPSGPRLVDRPCLGVLIASTGESIDLLGPVLIGRAPNGGTNDPQAALLRVPSPNQDISRTHVRIAPNEWSIEVTDMNSTNGTLVQHPGEQAIRLAPGETVTVEVGAIVDLGDGITLDIVAPR from the coding sequence ATGTCTCAGTCTTTCGGCTCCTGGCGTGCGAGCTACGCTCCCGGTTCCTGGGTGGTGCTGGCCGGCGCCAGCTCCCTCGTCGTCATGCAGCCAGCCGCTCCGCGCCACTCCGATCTCATCGCCTCCATCTGGCAGCAGGTGGCCCGTGCCGAGAGCGCGGACGCACTCCTGCAGACGCTGACTGCCATTGGCCTGTCGCAGATGCCGAGCCTGGGGGTGTTCTTCTGGGAGGGCGACCGGATGACGTCGCTGGCCCGCGGCGAGGTCGTGGTCCGCGAGGAGTCCACCGGGAATGTGGTCAACCACGGGGAGGGCGTTGTCACCTGGCGCGAGGCCTCTCTGGATCCGTCGATCGTCACCGTCGAGATGGAGGATGCCCCCGAGGGGCTCGTGATGCCTCTGCTGCTCGGCGTCGCCCAGGCCTCGCGGCTGACCATCGACGCCACCGGCACCGTCGCCCCGCTGGTGGTCGGAGAGCGGGGGGAGGCCGACGCCGGCGCATCCTCCCAGGCCGCTTCCGTCGCTCCCGCGCTTCCCTCCCAGGAGGAGTCCTTCGCCGAGGTGCACGATCTCGGTCGGGCCCCTGTCGGGCAGGAGCCCGAGCAGCAGGAATCGGCCCATGACCAGTACAGGAGCCCGGCCTCGGCCGACCGCTCGGCCGCCTCGGCGTCCACCCCGGCACCCGCGCCCCAGACCCCGGCCCCCAACGTGCCGGCCCCCAATGCGCCGATCTCCGGGGTGTGGGGCTCGCCCGACCTTCCGGCCGCCGAATCGGCCCCGTCGAGCTGGAGCGCGACGCCCGAGCCGAGCACTCCCGAGCCCAGTACTCCCGAACCACCGGCACCCGAGCCCTACCAGCCGCCGCAGCCCGCATCGTCCCAGCCCCCACAGTCACAGCCCGCGTGGGACGCGCAGCCGTGGCAGCAGGAGGAGAGCCCCTCCCAGCAGAAGGGCTGGGGAGACCCCGACAGCTCACTGGCCCACGACGGGGCCACCGTCTTCATGCCCGGCCTGGCGAGCCAGAGCCCGTCGGGCAACAATGCCGGGGCCGGTCTCGTGATGGCCTCGATGTGCACCGCCGGCCATCCGAACCCTCCGGGCGCCCGCTCCTGCAGGCTGTGCTCGGCGCCCATGGATCCCTCCGGCCCGCGGCTGGTCGACAGGCCCTGCCTCGGGGTGCTCATCGCCTCGACCGGGGAGTCCATCGATCTTCTCGGGCCGGTGCTCATCGGACGCGCCCCCAACGGCGGTACGAATGATCCGCAGGCGGCGCTACTGCGGGTGCCCTCCCCGAATCAGGACATCAGCCGCACCCATGTGAGGATCGCGCCCAACGAGTGGTCGATCGAGGTGACCGACATGAATTCGACCAACGGGACGCTGGTTCAGCACCCCGGCGAGCAGGCGATCCGCCTGGCGCCCGGGGAGACGGTCACCGTGGAGGTCGGCGCGATCGTGGATCTCGGCGACGGCATCACACTGGATATCGTCGCACCCAGATGA
- a CDS encoding pyruvate, water dikinase regulatory protein produces the protein MAESVLEIHVIADSTGETAVRLARAARSQFEGVHWHIVRHSMIGSVPDMMTALEEVGARSQAGQWVCVVHTLALRDMREMVHDACEEFGIQQVDLMGPMLTAMSTASGLDADEVPRRPVGVEADYFTRISAMEFAVRNDDGAIPDRLTEADLCLVGVSRSGKTPLSIYLGYLGYKTVNVPLVPGIAPPKELEAVDRWRIVGLTIDAERLLQIRGRRVRGLGGFGTQDGYADLVKIYDELDEVGRIQRRLGCPVIDTTGLALEEAATRVVDIVEERARTAGTHLRRPAGQIRTRP, from the coding sequence ATGGCCGAGTCAGTTCTCGAGATACACGTCATCGCAGACTCCACGGGGGAGACGGCGGTCCGGCTCGCCCGGGCCGCCCGCAGCCAGTTCGAGGGGGTGCACTGGCACATCGTGCGCCACTCGATGATCGGCAGCGTCCCCGACATGATGACCGCCCTGGAGGAGGTCGGGGCCCGCAGCCAGGCGGGGCAGTGGGTCTGCGTCGTCCACACCCTGGCGCTGCGCGACATGCGCGAGATGGTCCACGACGCCTGCGAGGAGTTCGGCATCCAGCAGGTGGACCTCATGGGGCCGATGCTGACGGCCATGTCGACCGCCTCGGGGCTGGACGCCGACGAGGTGCCCCGCCGGCCCGTCGGCGTCGAGGCCGACTACTTCACCCGGATCTCGGCGATGGAGTTCGCGGTGCGCAACGACGACGGCGCGATCCCCGACCGGCTCACCGAGGCCGACCTGTGCCTGGTGGGGGTGTCGCGATCGGGCAAGACGCCGCTGTCGATCTACCTGGGATACCTCGGCTACAAGACCGTCAATGTGCCCCTGGTGCCCGGCATCGCCCCGCCCAAGGAGCTCGAGGCGGTGGACCGGTGGCGGATCGTCGGGCTCACCATCGACGCCGAAAGGCTCCTGCAGATCCGTGGACGCCGGGTCAGAGGGCTCGGCGGCTTCGGCACCCAGGACGGCTACGCCGATCTGGTGAAGATCTACGACGAGCTGGATGAGGTGGGTCGGATCCAGCGCCGGCTGGGTTGCCCGGTCATCGACACCACCGGGTTGGCTCTGGAGGAGGCCGCCACCCGGGTGGTCGACATCGTCGAGGAGCGGGCCCGGACCGCCGGCACCCACCTGCGGCGTCCGGCCGGCCAGATCCGCACCCGCCCCTGA
- a CDS encoding HAMP domain-containing sensor histidine kinase, which yields MADAPVTTQSTPAAGGGSWLDHPTGRGTLGRHLVLRVVAIVAAVAAVVTVVTTLSTRAILIGQLDAQINAASARQVDRPSSGDCSDVDGPGPAPGADVYGNVLGSIFVARCPSSGTVATLQQEGGFDASAQERRKAAHAAQTLLQLPTDGRKHNLDLDGLGDYRAKSVQQGSTTYVVALPMTDVNRAVKSLLLVEIGVGLLALAASVAVCRAVVVRNLKPLNRLAATANQVSELDLDSGEVNLPVRVPPTLSDPATEVGQVGYAFNHMLNNVEGALDARQRSETKVRQFVADASHELRNPLASIRGYAELTHRAAPETPEPVRHAINRIEAQATRMSCLVEDMLLLARLDNDQKLDLRSTDLVEIVLNAVSDSRAAGTDHTWILDLPDDPVTVAADPDRLTQVITNVLSNARKHTPPGTTVTTSVSLTQDLATVRIADTGPGIPESVRDTVFERFARADTARTASKEGSTGLGLSIVAAVMDAHHGSVSIESRTIDSVTDPSSDRSGQHGTTVTLTLPLEDHAIRPE from the coding sequence ATGGCAGACGCCCCCGTCACCACGCAGTCGACGCCCGCCGCGGGCGGCGGCTCGTGGCTCGATCATCCGACCGGCAGGGGGACGCTGGGCCGGCATCTGGTGCTGAGGGTGGTCGCCATCGTCGCGGCGGTCGCGGCCGTCGTCACGGTGGTGACCACCCTGAGCACCCGGGCCATCCTCATCGGCCAGCTGGACGCCCAGATCAACGCTGCCAGCGCCAGGCAGGTGGATCGCCCCTCCAGTGGCGACTGCTCCGACGTCGACGGCCCCGGACCGGCGCCCGGCGCCGACGTGTACGGCAACGTCCTGGGGTCGATCTTCGTGGCCAGATGCCCCAGCAGCGGAACGGTGGCCACTCTTCAGCAGGAGGGCGGCTTCGACGCCTCGGCGCAGGAGCGCCGGAAGGCCGCTCATGCCGCGCAGACCCTCCTCCAGCTGCCGACAGACGGCAGGAAGCACAATCTGGATCTCGACGGGCTGGGCGACTACCGGGCGAAGTCCGTGCAACAGGGCAGCACGACGTACGTGGTGGCTCTGCCGATGACCGACGTGAACCGCGCCGTCAAGTCCCTCCTGCTGGTGGAGATCGGGGTCGGTCTCCTCGCCCTGGCCGCCTCCGTGGCCGTGTGCCGAGCAGTGGTCGTGCGCAATCTCAAGCCGTTGAACCGGCTGGCCGCCACCGCCAACCAGGTCTCCGAACTCGACCTGGACTCCGGCGAGGTCAACCTGCCCGTCCGCGTCCCACCCACCCTCTCCGACCCCGCCACCGAGGTCGGACAGGTCGGCTACGCCTTCAACCACATGCTCAACAACGTCGAAGGCGCCCTGGACGCCCGCCAACGCTCCGAGACCAAAGTCAGACAGTTCGTCGCCGACGCCTCCCACGAACTACGCAACCCCCTGGCCTCCATCCGCGGCTACGCCGAACTCACCCACCGCGCCGCCCCCGAAACCCCCGAACCCGTCCGCCACGCCATCAACCGCATCGAGGCCCAGGCCACCCGGATGAGCTGCCTGGTCGAGGACATGCTCCTGCTCGCCCGACTCGACAACGACCAGAAGCTCGACCTGCGCTCCACCGACCTCGTGGAGATCGTGCTCAATGCGGTCTCGGACTCCCGGGCCGCCGGCACCGACCACACCTGGATCCTCGACCTTCCCGACGACCCCGTCACCGTCGCCGCCGACCCCGACCGCCTCACACAGGTGATCACCAACGTGCTGTCCAACGCCCGCAAACACACCCCACCCGGCACCACCGTGACCACCAGCGTCAGCCTCACCCAGGACCTGGCCACCGTACGGATCGCCGACACCGGCCCCGGCATCCCCGAATCCGTCCGCGACACCGTCTTCGAACGCTTCGCCCGCGCCGACACCGCCCGCACCGCCTCCAAGGAGGGCTCCACCGGACTGGGACTGTCCATCGTCGCCGCCGTCATGGACGCCCACCACGGCTCGGTGTCCATTGAGTCCCGCACGATCGACTCGGTCACCGACCCGTCGTCGGACCGGTCCGGACAGCACGGCACCACCGTGACCCTCACCCTGCCGCTCGAGGATCACGCGATCCGACCAGAATGA
- the serB gene encoding phosphoserine phosphatase SerB: MATRIVLLAPPDRLAPLRRIAAPFWSQAGTARALNRQNWWALSFRLPGQPTQEIGELSSRARSEEVDVVELREPLATWLPGLLVSDVDSTITRTEAIDLLGEAAGRADEVAEVTARAMAGELDFAESLHARVACLEGLPAEAVDEAARATVVTDGARELVQAAHRAGCRFTMVSGGFTRMVEPLARRLGADAFVANDLEIVDGQCTGRVLGEIVDRSAKARYLRRWAEKYDVDTRLTVAIGDGANDLDMMAAAGMSIAFCAKPVVVEAADAAISLPRMDAIPALWARP, from the coding sequence ATGGCCACCAGAATCGTGCTGCTCGCCCCACCCGACAGACTCGCCCCGCTACGGCGCATCGCCGCTCCCTTCTGGAGCCAGGCGGGCACCGCACGGGCCCTGAACCGGCAGAACTGGTGGGCGCTGAGTTTCCGGTTGCCGGGCCAGCCCACCCAGGAGATCGGCGAGCTGTCCTCCCGCGCCCGCAGCGAGGAGGTCGACGTCGTCGAGCTCCGTGAGCCGCTGGCCACCTGGCTGCCCGGCCTGCTGGTCAGCGACGTCGACTCGACGATCACCCGCACCGAGGCCATCGATCTGCTCGGCGAGGCCGCCGGGCGGGCCGACGAGGTGGCCGAGGTGACGGCCCGGGCGATGGCCGGGGAGCTGGACTTCGCCGAGTCTCTGCACGCCCGGGTCGCCTGTCTGGAGGGTCTGCCCGCCGAGGCCGTCGACGAGGCGGCGCGCGCCACCGTCGTCACCGACGGGGCCCGGGAGCTCGTGCAGGCGGCCCACCGCGCCGGCTGCCGTTTCACGATGGTCAGCGGCGGATTCACCCGGATGGTGGAGCCGCTGGCCCGCAGGCTCGGCGCCGACGCCTTCGTGGCCAATGACCTGGAGATCGTCGACGGCCAGTGCACAGGCCGGGTGCTTGGCGAGATCGTCGACCGCTCCGCCAAGGCCCGGTATCTGCGCCGTTGGGCCGAGAAGTACGACGTCGACACCCGTCTCACCGTGGCCATCGGCGACGGCGCCAATGATCTGGACATGATGGCGGCCGCGGGCATGAGCATCGCCTTCTGCGCCAAGCCGGTCGTCGTCGAGGCCGCCGACGCGGCGATCTCCCTGCCCCGGATGGACGCCATCCCCGCCCTGTGGGCACGGCCGTGA